The Pandoraea apista genomic interval TCTGGTGTTTCATCCGATTTCCAACCTCTACGTGCCGGATATCCGCCCAATCTGGCACGAGTGCTTCCGCGTGCTGCGCAACGGCGGTAAGTTGCTGAGCAGCTTCTACAATCCGGTCGTATTTATCGGGGATCGTGATCCGGCATATTCGGCACAGGAACTGATACGCCCGCGCTTTTCAATACCGTACTCGGACATCAAGCACCTTGACGCACAGGCACTGGCCGATAAGCAGCAGCGTGGGGAAGCGCTGGTATTCGGCCATAGTCTGGAGGAGCAAATTGGCGGCCAACTGGAAGCGGGCTTTGTTCTGACAGGCTTTTACGAAGACAATCAGCCGCGCCCTCGCTTTGTGATCGACCGGTATCTACCGACATTCCTCGCCACCCGCTCGATGAAGCCTTGATGACTGTTAGCGTGCAGCCGCATGCGATATCAGGGTTGGCCTTAAATGGTTTCTGACGGGATGCGACGTACGTGACGGTATCGCTCGCAAATGGCGCTACCTTCCCCTATAACCACCAACTCCCTGGGCGCCGTGAGATGACGATCGGCCGCTGCGGGGCGGGGGGTGTGTCGCTGGCCACGGTGCGCAAATCTGTTCTCCACGGCATGTCGTCCGACACGGAAACGCCATGACAAATGCCATGCCCATGCCATCAAGACCTTTGACGCAGCCGTGGAGACGTATCTTGTCCGTGTGAAGCGGACTGGCAACACGCGCACCGCGCAAGCCGACCGTCGACCGTGCCACTTTCCCGTTTGCCACGGATGAAGGGGCCGTTCTTGCGCTTTCTCGCGCTATGCGTACTGAGCTAATCCATGGCCCAAGGACCAGTTCTCCCGTGCGACCTCGACAATGTTCACGAACACATCCTCGGGGCGTAGGCCGGGGCTTTGGCCGAGCCGCTGCGCGATGCACTGGTACAACGCCTTCTTCTGTTCCACGCTGCGCGAGGCGTTTGCCGTGATTTGAATGAACACCAGATTGTCGCTGCGTGCCACGCCCAGGTATGACGCCCCATATCGAAAGTCAGAAGACTCGTGTTCGGAGACGGTCATGAACTGGTCGTCCTCGGGCACGCTGAACGTATCTCGCATCGCCTGATAAATACCGTCGCAAATGGCCTGCCGATAAGCGGCAGGCTTTCCGGTGCGCAGGGAAATATGAACCAATGGCATGACGAATCCTTTCATGTGAGTGTCAATGCACAGCAGGTTATGGTCTATCATTCATTTCAACAAGACATGGGAAAAGATAATAGAGATGAGTTTTTGAAATGAATGATGATCCTCTCGACATTGATGCTGTCCGGGCCTTCGTACGTATCGCCGAATTGGGCAGCTTCACGCATGCGGCCGATAGCATGCGCACCACGCAGTCCGCAGTCAGCCTGAAACTCAAGCGTCTGGAGAAACGAATAGGCGTACGGCTCGTCGAGCGCACCCCTCGGCACGTCCAACTCTCGGCACATGGCGTCACGTTTCTGGAGCATGCGCGAGGTTTGTTGGAAGTGCATGACCGTGCATTGAATTTATGTGCTGGGGAGCGGCAGCGCTTGGCGCTGGGTATCAGCGACCATGTGGCGGGACCGGAGCTGCCTTCGCTTATCGCCCGAATGAGCGCGCAAGCGCCTCAGTTGTTGATCGAGATTCGCATCGCTTCATCGGCCGATTTGCTGCAACGCTTTGATCGGCGCGAGTTGGATGCCGCCATTGTGCGTCTGGATACCGGTCGGAACGACGGTGAGTTGCTGACAGACGAACCCTTCGGTTGGTTCGCCGCCCCCGGCTGGCAGCACCGCACGGGCGAGCCACTGCCGTTGGCTACGATGGCCGAGCCTTGTGGCGTGCGCGCAATGGCTGAACAGACGTTGGACCTGGCAGGCGTACCCTGGAGGGAAGTCTTTGTGGGTGGTGGGGTTGCGGCTGTCGCCGCTGCGGTCATGGCCGGCCTGGGGGTGGCCGCGCTGGCGCCGCGTATGCTGCCGTTCGGTGCGGAAGATGTGGGGCGCAGGCTCAGGCTTCCTGAGCTACCTCGTTTGCCGGTGCTGTTGCATACCAGAACGCGTACCGGCCGGTCGCGCGATGCGCTGGATGCTCTGGCGGCTGCGTTCAGGAGTGTGGTGCGCGGATAGCGGCGAAAGGCATCAGGCGGCGGGCTGAACGCCGGCGCGCCGCCCGTAGGATCTGTGCCGGTGCGAATCGGTGACCTGCGATCAGGGTGTGATTGCTCCAGGTGTTTTGGCAAGCCGCCCCTTCGCGCTGTGCCGCCGGCTTTCCATTCACATCATCCGGAAATCAAATCGGAAAGCGCTCGATGATGCTGCGCACTTGTACCAAAACCGAGCGCAGGTCTTCCAACGGTACGGAGCTTAAACCCAATCGCAATGCGTGTGGCGCATGCCGAGTGGTCGAATAGGCAGTGGCTTTGGAAACTGCGATGTTGTGCTCGGCGAGCGCAGTGGCGATCCGGTCCATTCTCAATTCGGACGGGAGCCGCAGCCATAAAAATAGAGAAGACGGATGAGCGATGATGTCCATCCCGCAAAGCGCCTGGCGCGCAATAGCCTGCCGCTTCGAGGCTTCCTGACGCATTCGCCTTTCTTGGCGAGCAACGGTGCCGTCCGCAATCCAGCGAGTCCCTATGGCCGTTATGAGACTCGGCAGGCTCCAGTAGCTGGCGCGAATTGTCGCCTTGATAGGGAGCCTGTACCTCTCGGGTGCGACGATGAATCCGAAACGCAATCCGCTGGCCAGACTTTTGGATAGGCTCGCAATATAAATCGTTCGTTCGGGCGCGAGTGTAACGAGTGCGGGGGGAGAGGATTTGGCTAGGTAGGCATACGAAGCATCCTCGATGATCAGGCAATCGTAGTGCCGGGCAATCTCTGCCAAGTGTCGGCGTTGGCCGGTCGTGAGTACCCAACCGAGCGGGTTGTGCATGGTGGGCATAACGTAGATTGCACGCACCGGCTTGCGTTGGCACAGGGCGTCGAGTGCGTCCAGATCTGGCCCATCGGGCAAGCTACGCACCGGTTGTAGCGCCAGATGTTGCGTCTGCGCCACCATCTTGAATCCAGGATACGTCAACGCATCGACGGCTACGGTATCCCCCGGGCTGAGTAACGCGCGTGTGGTGATATCCAGTCCCTGTTGAGCCCCGTTGACCAAAAACAGACCGTCGGCTTCGGTCTGAATGCCGCGAGATTGAGCAAGGAAGTCTGCAACGATCCGTCTTTCATGCGCTCGCCCACCTGGCGGCTGCTGGTGTAGCAGCGCGGCAAGATCGCCGGATAGCGACAGTTCTCGCAACATCTTACGCAACATGTCTCCCTGAGCAGGCCATGTTGGGTGATTGAAAGAGAGATCCGCTGCATGGGTGTTTTGGCGAGCTTCGTCTCCGGCGTCCCATTCGCGTTGTTGCGGGCGGTCGCGCACGAAGGTGCCGCGCCCCGTCTCGCCGACGACAAGTCCTATCGCTTTGAGGTGTGTGTATACCTTGCTCGCCGAGGCAATGGCTATGCCGTTTTTTCTGGCGAGTTGGCGATGCGTCGGCAACGGACTGCCAGGCGGCAGTTTGCCGCTGCGGATGTCAGCCGTCAGGTCGTCAATCAGACGGGAGATGGACGAAGCTGCCATGAACTGTAATTAGGACAATTTTTTGATTGTCTTATTTTACGTATTTAGACTTGGGAGCGACATTAACGACAGGAATGCTCATGGCAACGCTGGGGCAACACTTACCCGTATTGGAATACCTGCAACGCCAGGTGAACGGTTCGCTGGCGGATGGCGATAGCACGCATATGCGCTATCCGACAGCGATCTCCACATTGTTGAAATTTCGAATCGTCTCGGTCGCGGAAGCCGATGCTGTGATTGAACTCGATGCGGATGCCGCCATCCACGGAAATCAACAGGGAACCGTTCATGGAGGAATGCTATGCGAGTTGGCAGACGCCGCCATCGGCACGGCACATTCCACCTTGGTACATGAAGGGGAGAGCTTTACCAGCATTGATCTCAAGGCGTCATTCTTGCGTCCCGTTTGGCAGTCCCGGCTGCGCGCCCATGCCTGGGCAACGCATCGCGGCAGGACGATCAGCCATTACAGGTGTGAGATTCGTCGCGAAGACGATAAGGTTGTTGCCAGTATTGAGAGTGCCGTGATGACGTTGCGAAATGAGCGAGCCTTTGGGCGGTGAAGGAATGCAACTGAGATAGCCGCCCACCGGGGCTCTGGAACGATAGAGACGAACCGTCAGCCACATGCTGTTCGATAGCGTTGATGACTGCCAAGTATGGCTGGCGTTCAGGTCAGTGCATATCGCTTCAGTGCCTGCTCTGCTCGACGCATGGGCAATTTACCCGCTTCGCAGAGCGCCTTGATTGCAGTGAACACAATCCAGTACACGCTAGGAAAGCCGCTCGCTCCGTGATGAGAGTCAGGCCCCAAGGCAACAAAACGAGCGGAGACAACGCCACCGATCTGATGGGCTATGTGTTGTCCATATCCCGTGACGGCCAGAACAGGGGACTGCTCCGACCCAAGGCAACGCTGGATATAAGACGTTTTCTTCGTCGATAGCGGATGGAGCATGTTCCAGCGTTCAACTTCATAGCCTTCTCGGGCCAGACGGGTATAGCTCGGGCAACTCCAGACCTCGCAGGCAACGTCCCAATCTTCTTGCAGAAGATCCGCCGCCCGGATCACTTTTCCCAATGCCTTGCCGGCGCCCAGCAATCGGATGGCCGGGGCCTTTGACCGGAATGCAGCACTGAGCCGATACATACCCTTGTACGCATCCCGCACATCGTCCCGCGATGGGGCGGGAACGTTGTCTTCGTCATCGTGCAGGGTCAAATAGAAGAAACCCGGCGCATGATCCGCGTACAGGGCCTGCATGGCAGCGCGCAGAATGGCGAGAGCCTCTTGCCCCGAGGCGGGGTCGTAGGGAATACCGTTCACGCTGCTGGCAAGCCACACGGGAACGGCGGGCTGCACGCTTTTTGGCCACCGTGACGACGTGATCTCGGCGTCGTTGCACAAGATGCCGCGATTAGCCGTTTCGAATATCGCTGTCTGTAGTCCGGCGACGGATTCGGATCGCAACAAATAGAGCAAAGGGATCTCGAAACGGTCTGGCCCATCTTGAAACCACAGAGGCCAGGCGCTGATGTTGCTTGGCGCTACGTCAGTGCCATCGGCCGTATGCGCTTGCACCGTCTGTTTCCCTGGGGAAGCCCTCACCAGACAGACTTTGTCGTGGGTTGCATCGTCTTGAGTCAGGTGCTGGGCGATGGCTTGGATCGCAGCGTAAGGGGAGGTGGCGCTGCACACTCGCGCGATCTCTTCCGTTGCAAGTTTTTCGAGACATGCCTGCGCTGCCAGCCGAGTTTGCAGTGTGGCTGCGGGCGGACGGAGGCGCTCCCAATTCATCATTGACCTCTGCGGGTGGGCTTCTTGCACGAGTTGGCTTTGTGTTTTACGATTGCATTTGCAATAATTGTAATTGCAATTAAATGAATCGACAAGGGCAACCATGACACAGGCCAGCGAACTCGCGTTTTTTACGGCGGACACGCCGAATGGACAGAAAGTCAGCATCTTTCTCAAGGAGGCTGGACTGGCTTATGAGCAGTTCGACCTCGATCTTGACAAGGGCGACCAGCATCAACCGGATTTCCTGAAGATCAACCCGAATGGCAAAATCCCAGCCATTGTCGACCGGGAGTGTGGCCTGACCGTTTTCGAGTCCGGTGCCATCCTTTCCTATCTTTCGTCGAAGACAGGGTGCTTGTTGCCCGTGACGGAAGCCGAGAATATCGCCGTGCAACAGTGGCTGCATTTTCAAATCGGCGGCATCGGCCCCATGCTTGGGCAGCTATGGTGGTTTTTGCACGCATCGAAGACGGGTAATGCCGAGGCAATTGAGCGGTATCGGAAACAATCGCTTCGTCTCTACCAAGTGGTGGATACGCGTTTAAGCGAATCTGCCTTCATTGCCTCGAATCACTACAGCATTGCTGATATTGCTGCGTTCACCTGGCTGAGAACGTGGGGCGAGTTGAGTCTGGACATCACGCCCTACTCGCATGTGCAGCGCTGGCTTGATGTGATCGCTGCGCGCCCCGCGGTACAGGCCGGTTTACTTGCGAATAAGCCAGCCCTCAGAGCCATCGCCGGACGGTTAGTTTCTGCGCAGGACTGAGGCAGTGGCGTGGGCTTATTTGTTTCTCGCCGCCGCCCTGGAAATCGTGATGGGCCTCTCCCTCAAATTGAATGCAGGGTGGACCCGGTTGGGGCCGAGCCTCGTCGCAGTGATCGCTGGGCTGGGCAGCATTTATTTGCTGGCATTGGCCCTGCGGTCATTGCCAGTCGGCATGGCTTACGCCATCTGGACCGGCATCGGTACGATCGGGCTGGTGCTCGCGGGCGTGTTGGTATTTCAGGAGCAAATGAACTGGCTCCGGGCGCTCTTCCTCGGTTTGACGTTCATCGGAATCCTCGGGTTGCGCTTTTCCGAAGCGACGACATAACACCGCAGGCAGACATGCGAGGGCGCTTCGGCCGCCGCGCAGAGATGACGCGAGTGCCGAAGCGCTTTATCTTGCTCAAACCGAGCGCGTCAGCCCACCGTCCACGCGAATGTTCTGGCCGGTGATGTACCCGCCGCCTTCGGACGCCAGAAATGCCACGGTCGCGGCGATTTCTTCAGCCTTCCCATAGCGCTGCATTGGCACGCTCTCGCGTCGCGCCTCTTGCTGCGGCAGGCTGTCGATCCATCCCGGCAGAACGTTGTTCATGCGCACGTTGTCCTTCGCATATTTGTCTGCAAACAGCTTTGTGAACGATGCCAGCCCTGCGCGAAACACGGCAGATGTCGGAAACATTTCGCTCGGCTCGAACGCCCACGCCGTCGAAATGTTGATGATCGCGCCAGACCCTTGTTTCTGCATGATCGGCGTTACCAGCCGGGTAGGGCGGATCACGTTCATCAGATAGGTATCCATGCCGCGGTGCCAGTCATCGTCGCTGATGTCGAGAATCGGCGCGCGCGGGCCGTGGCCTGCACTGTTCACGAGCACGTCGATACGCCCCCAGCGCTCAACGGCCAACTCGACCAGCTTCGTTAGCGCGTCGTTCGACTGGTTCGACCCGGTCACGCCAACACCCCCCAACTCGGTGGCCAAGGCCTCGCCTTTGCCCGACGACGACAAGATGCCAACCTTAAAGCCGTCCGCCGCGAGACGTCGCGCAGCCGCCGCTCCCATACCGCTGCCGCCAGCCGTGATCAACGCCACTTTTTCTACTGTCATGCCGATATCCTCCGAATACGCTGACGTACACCCCAGCGGTGGTCAGCCGTCATGATTCACGAGCGACAGCGTAACATTGCCGCGAACGCCCGACGAACCAGATTTCGGCACATCGTCCGGCAGAAAAGTTGCGACCGGCGTTGCGGCGTCTGACCATCAGTGTGACGCCGACCCTGGCCTGAAAATGGTTGATTCCGCGATCTCCGGCGTTTCTCGAGACTCATCCGGAGATCGATCTGCGGATTCTCGCCGCTCGCCATCGATGCGGCCGTCTCGGGGCAGGGGGCTCGCACTCGTGCACACGGACTTCATTGTGGCTGACGTTGCGACGTGCGCGAATGGCTGCTGCGGGAAGCAATGAACACGAGGTAGCATTGCGTTTTATGCAATCCACCGGATGCCGTCATGTCACCCCCCGATCTGAATCTGCTTCACGCGCTTGACGTTCTGTTGGAGGAAGGCAGTGTTGTCGGCGCTGCGCGACGGATGCATCTGAGTCCGCCCGCGATGAGCCGTACACTCAGCCGTATACGCGAGGCGCTTGGCGATCCGGTGTTCGTGCAGGCGGGGCGCAAGCTGGTACCAACGCCCCGCGCGCTTGCCATGCGCGAGCAGGTGCGGCTCGTGGTCGAGCAAGCCACGCAAGTGCTGACGCCGGGCGACGGGGTCGATCTCAAGACACTGGAGCGACGCTTTAACGTGCGTGCCAACGATATCTTCGTCGGGCTGCATTCGGGACGCCTGCTTGAGGCGATGGCCGCCGAGATGCCACGCGGCATGCTTCGCTTCGCCCCCGAAGAGGACGATATCGACGACGAAGCGCTACGCAGCGGGCGCATCGATCTCTTCATCAGTGCGTCGCGGCAGCTAGGTCCGGAAATCCGCGTGCAGTCGCTCTTCACCACGCGCTTTGTCGGTATCGCGCGTCGCGATCACCCGCTTTTCGACGAGGATGTGACGCCCGGGAGGATCACGCAGTGGGGGCACATCGGCATCTCCCGGCGAGGGAAGTTTGCCGGGCCGATCGACAGTGCGCTGGAGGCCCTGGGACTGCGACGCCACGTGGCGCTCGTCGTCCCCACGCCGTTCACGGCACTCTTCGCGTTGCAGAATAGCGATTTGCTGCTGGCGTTGCCGTCGCATCTTGCCCGGAGTGCGCTGGATGCCGGGATGCCGTTGCGCCAATTCGACTTGCCGGTCCCGCTGGAGACCGTTGTCCTGACGCAAGCCTGGCATCCCAGATTCCAGGCCGATCCGGCACACCAATGGTTGCGACGGACAATCCGGGCGATTTGCGAGACGCGCTGACGACACCGGCGGCCTGAGAAGATTAGTGCGCCAGACGCAATCGTTAATTCAAAACAAGTCACTTTTCGCAATGAATCGGCCGACCCTACAGTGATGAGCATCGTCACCGCATTCAAGGGTCATTGTGTCATCGACGCCTTCCACGGCAAGCTCGTCAGGCGCGCGGCGCGCTTCGCCGCTCCTATGGCGGCTCGCCGGTCTGTCGCGGCTGGATTTCACGTCGCCGCGCGCCACCTACGTATTGCGCTCCATTGCTGCGGCGTGGCTAGCGTTATGTGTTGCGTATGTCTTGCAACTGGAGATGCCTTATTCGGCGGCGTCGACGGTGCTGCTTGTCATCAATCCGATTCAGGGCGCCGTGATCGGCAAGGGCGCGTGGCGCGTGCTCGGCACGCTCGCGGGAATGATCGCCTCCGTGCTGCTGATGTCGGCATTCGGTCAGATGCCGTGGCTGTTTCTACTCGGGTTTGCCGTTTGGCTGGGGCTGTGCGTCGCCGGAATGACAATGTTGCGGCACTTCCGTGCGTCGGGTGTTGTAGTCGCGGGATACACCGTCGGACTCGCCACCTTCGGCGCGCTTCAACATCCGCAACTCACGTTTGAGCACGTCGTCGGCCGAGGCTCGACTGTCATGGTCGGGGTGTTGTGCCTGTCGCTCGTGTCCGCGCTTTTCAGCGCCCGCAGTGTGCGAGGCAAGCTGGAGGGGCTGCTCACGCGGTTGGCCTCTCGCACGGCGCAGATGCAGGCAGCCGCGTACGAATCGGCAGGCGCGAAGGCCCATGAAGCCGCTGCCGCACAACGCGAACTGATCTCCGAGATTTACGGCGTCGATGATCTGCTCGCCGTGGGCAAGGCGGAATCGGTCGATCTTGCCCATCGTGCGCACGCGGTGCGGCACGCCATGGCGTCGCTCTTCGCAGTGGTGGCGGGCGGCGTGCCATTGGCGGTAGCGGGCCAGCGGGACACCCGCGACTCCTTCCTGACGAGACTGCAACCGATGCTCGCGCAAGCCTGGCGCGACACCACGAACGCTCTCGTTCAAGGCGCGCAGGGGCTGACAAATGCCGCCCGCATCATGCGCGAAGCGCGTGAGCAACTCGTCGCAGCGCTCGACACCCGCCCGGCCTTGCCGCCGGCAACGCTCATCGCAATCGACCGGCTGATCGAACAGGTGGACGATTACCTGGCGGCACTGGACGGTCTCACATCGTTGCATCGTCCGAGACCCGCGAACGCCCCGGCGACCGTCCGCTTTCACCGCGATCCGCGCGCAGCATGGCAGAACGGCCTGCGGGCTGCGCTGACGTTGTTTGCCGCCGGGGCAGTGTGGATCATCACCGGGTGGCCGCACGGCGACATGATGCTGCTGATCGTCTCGCCGTATTGCGCATTGCTTGCAACGGCACCGAACCCCGCCGCCGGTGCGTGGCAGTTCGTCAAGGGAACGCTGTTGGCGGTGCCGATGGCGTTCGTGTGCGCCTTCGGCGTTCTGCCGCACATCGAGGGATTGCCGCTGTTGCTCGTCGTGCTGGCGCTATTCTGGCTGCCGGGCATTGTTGCCACGACGATGCCTCAGCACGGACTCGCGGCATTGGCGTATCTCGTCGGCTTCAATACGCTAACGGCCGCAGACAACCCGATGCACTACCACCTCGGCTTGTTCCTCAACTGGTCGCTCGCGTGGGTAGTCGGCGCAGCGTTCGCGTGGATGGGCTTCCGACTGTTCCTGCCGCGTCAGTTGCCGCGAGACATTGCCCGTCTGCGACGGCATATCCGGGAGGCGTCGTTGCGTGTGCTGCATGCGCCGGCGCAGAGGGCGCCCCTCGATCGGCTGATGGCCACCGCACGTGGCTGGCAATGGCGTCAGCAGCACCGCATTGCGCATCTTGGTGCGCTGCGCAAGACGCAACCCGACGCGATGCGTGCCGATATCGCCGACGCGCTCGCCAGTCTGCATCTCGGCCGCGACGTGTGGCGGTTGCGGGTATGGATGTGTCGAGAGGACGTTTGTCCTTCGCTGGCAGGCGCCTGCACGATCGTGACGACGGCGCTCGATCGCATGGCCCGTCGCCTGCACACGAGGTATCCCGCGCCCGCATTGGCGGCCCGGCATGCGCGGCGTGCAGCGCGGCATTTAACGCGTTTGCAGACGACGGGCGACTGCCCTCATGCGGACGAAGCTCAGCATCTGCCGCGTCTCGTGGCGGTGCTCACCGACATTGCCGATCTGCTAGACGGCTACGCCGTCTACTTCGCTCAACCTTTGCCCAATCGTTCCCATGCTCAGTGAAGTTGCCGTGGCGGGCATCTATCTGCCGCCTTTCTTCGTCTACGCCTGCGTCGCCGTGCCGGTGTTTCTTGGTCTGCGTTTCGCGCTGGCGCGCACGGGCGTGCTACGTCGTGTTTGGCATCCGGCGCTATTCGAATTTGCCATCTCCCTTTGTCTGGTTTCCGTGTTGATGCTTTATGTCTAATCGAACCATGTGGTTGGGCCCGGTCGCGAGAGCGGCGGGCACGTTGTTGGCCGTTGTGCTTGCGGTGGTGTTGGTTGTTGCCCTCTGGCGGGCCTACGTGCTCGCGCCCTGGACGCGCGACGCTCGCGTGAGTGCCGAGGTCGTGCGTATTGCGCCCGAGGTCTCCGGTACGGTGCTCGACGTGGCCGTCTCCGACAATCAGTTGGTCAGGCGCGGCGACCTGCTGTATCGCATTGATCCCGAGCGCTTTCGCTTTGCCGTAGCGCAGGCCGAAGCGCAACTGAGTGCGGCGAGTGCCGTGTTGCAGCAGAAGGTGCAGGACGCGAAGCGGCGGCGCGGGATGGACGACCTCGTGCCCGGCGAGGATATTCAGCGGGCCAATCAGGCGGTGGCGATTGCGCAGGCGGAGCAACGCCGGGCGCAGGTTGCGCTGGACGTGGCGCGTCTGGATCTGGCGCGTACCGAGTTGAGGGCGCCGGCCGATGGCTACATCACGCATTTGCGCTTGCGTCCCGGCGATTATGCCGTGGCGGGGCGAGGCAACATTGCGTTGGTCGATGCTCACAGCTTCTGGGTGACGGGCTACTTCGAAGAGACCAAGCTGCATGGCATCCGCGCGGGCGCGCCGGCGCGCATCCGCCTCATGGGGTTCGACGCGCTGATCGACGGCCATGTGGCGAGCCTCGGTCGAGGCATTACGGATGTTAACGAACATGCCGATGCTCAGGGGTTGCCGAGCGTTGAGCCCAGCTTCAGCTGGGTGCGATTGGCGCAGCGCATTCCGGTGCGCATCGCCATTGATCGCGTGCCACCGGATGTCGTGCTTGCGGCGGGGATGACGTGCAGTGTTGACGTTGGCAGCGCCACGACGGGCGACGTGCCGAAGGGGCGTCTTGCCAGCCTGCTGATGCGATGGATGTGACGCCATGGCCTTCGCATCGATGTCTTCGCAGAAGGGCGCCTGTCAGGGACGCGCGGCCGCCGTACGGTTCGGCGCGATCGGCGTGATCGGCCGGTTCGGTGCGGCGTGCGTGATGTTCGTGGCCTCGGCCTGCACCACGCTTGGCCCTGACTACCATGCGTCGCCGCCCAATGTTCCCGCACAGTGGCATGACGCGCATCGTGCGTTCGACACCCGTG includes:
- a CDS encoding class I SAM-dependent methyltransferase: MPHTPVNHIDVFNHNRASWDRQAAQHCEWSRPVSAEEIAAARNGKWQVRLTPNALPAGWLDDAHSLRILCLASGGGQQAPVLAAAGADVTVFDASDSQLDQERMVAQRDGLALNVVQGDMRDLSMFADSSFDLVFHPISNLYVPDIRPIWHECFRVLRNGGKLLSSFYNPVVFIGDRDPAYSAQELIRPRFSIPYSDIKHLDAQALADKQQRGEALVFGHSLEEQIGGQLEAGFVLTGFYEDNQPRPRFVIDRYLPTFLATRSMKP
- a CDS encoding tautomerase family protein — translated: MPLVHISLRTGKPAAYRQAICDGIYQAMRDTFSVPEDDQFMTVSEHESSDFRYGASYLGVARSDNLVFIQITANASRSVEQKKALYQCIAQRLGQSPGLRPEDVFVNIVEVARENWSLGHGLAQYA
- a CDS encoding LysR substrate-binding domain-containing protein → MNDDPLDIDAVRAFVRIAELGSFTHAADSMRTTQSAVSLKLKRLEKRIGVRLVERTPRHVQLSAHGVTFLEHARGLLEVHDRALNLCAGERQRLALGISDHVAGPELPSLIARMSAQAPQLLIEIRIASSADLLQRFDRRELDAAIVRLDTGRNDGELLTDEPFGWFAAPGWQHRTGEPLPLATMAEPCGVRAMAEQTLDLAGVPWREVFVGGGVAAVAAAVMAGLGVAALAPRMLPFGAEDVGRRLRLPELPRLPVLLHTRTRTGRSRDALDALAAAFRSVVRG
- a CDS encoding PLP-dependent aminotransferase family protein gives rise to the protein MAASSISRLIDDLTADIRSGKLPPGSPLPTHRQLARKNGIAIASASKVYTHLKAIGLVVGETGRGTFVRDRPQQREWDAGDEARQNTHAADLSFNHPTWPAQGDMLRKMLRELSLSGDLAALLHQQPPGGRAHERRIVADFLAQSRGIQTEADGLFLVNGAQQGLDITTRALLSPGDTVAVDALTYPGFKMVAQTQHLALQPVRSLPDGPDLDALDALCQRKPVRAIYVMPTMHNPLGWVLTTGQRRHLAEIARHYDCLIIEDASYAYLAKSSPPALVTLAPERTIYIASLSKSLASGLRFGFIVAPERYRLPIKATIRASYWSLPSLITAIGTRWIADGTVARQERRMRQEASKRQAIARQALCGMDIIAHPSSLFLWLRLPSELRMDRIATALAEHNIAVSKATAYSTTRHAPHALRLGLSSVPLEDLRSVLVQVRSIIERFPI
- a CDS encoding PaaI family thioesterase; this translates as MATLGQHLPVLEYLQRQVNGSLADGDSTHMRYPTAISTLLKFRIVSVAEADAVIELDADAAIHGNQQGTVHGGMLCELADAAIGTAHSTLVHEGESFTSIDLKASFLRPVWQSRLRAHAWATHRGRTISHYRCEIRREDDKVVASIESAVMTLRNERAFGR
- a CDS encoding transketolase-like TK C-terminal-containing protein — protein: MVALVDSFNCNYNYCKCNRKTQSQLVQEAHPQRSMMNWERLRPPAATLQTRLAAQACLEKLATEEIARVCSATSPYAAIQAIAQHLTQDDATHDKVCLVRASPGKQTVQAHTADGTDVAPSNISAWPLWFQDGPDRFEIPLLYLLRSESVAGLQTAIFETANRGILCNDAEITSSRWPKSVQPAVPVWLASSVNGIPYDPASGQEALAILRAAMQALYADHAPGFFYLTLHDDEDNVPAPSRDDVRDAYKGMYRLSAAFRSKAPAIRLLGAGKALGKVIRAADLLQEDWDVACEVWSCPSYTRLAREGYEVERWNMLHPLSTKKTSYIQRCLGSEQSPVLAVTGYGQHIAHQIGGVVSARFVALGPDSHHGASGFPSVYWIVFTAIKALCEAGKLPMRRAEQALKRYALT
- a CDS encoding glutathione S-transferase family protein, with the translated sequence MTQASELAFFTADTPNGQKVSIFLKEAGLAYEQFDLDLDKGDQHQPDFLKINPNGKIPAIVDRECGLTVFESGAILSYLSSKTGCLLPVTEAENIAVQQWLHFQIGGIGPMLGQLWWFLHASKTGNAEAIERYRKQSLRLYQVVDTRLSESAFIASNHYSIADIAAFTWLRTWGELSLDITPYSHVQRWLDVIAARPAVQAGLLANKPALRAIAGRLVSAQD
- a CDS encoding DMT family transporter; this encodes MAWAYLFLAAALEIVMGLSLKLNAGWTRLGPSLVAVIAGLGSIYLLALALRSLPVGMAYAIWTGIGTIGLVLAGVLVFQEQMNWLRALFLGLTFIGILGLRFSEATT
- a CDS encoding SDR family oxidoreductase, which encodes MTVEKVALITAGGSGMGAAAARRLAADGFKVGILSSSGKGEALATELGGVGVTGSNQSNDALTKLVELAVERWGRIDVLVNSAGHGPRAPILDISDDDWHRGMDTYLMNVIRPTRLVTPIMQKQGSGAIINISTAWAFEPSEMFPTSAVFRAGLASFTKLFADKYAKDNVRMNNVLPGWIDSLPQQEARRESVPMQRYGKAEEIAATVAFLASEGGGYITGQNIRVDGGLTRSV
- a CDS encoding LysR family transcriptional regulator codes for the protein MSPPDLNLLHALDVLLEEGSVVGAARRMHLSPPAMSRTLSRIREALGDPVFVQAGRKLVPTPRALAMREQVRLVVEQATQVLTPGDGVDLKTLERRFNVRANDIFVGLHSGRLLEAMAAEMPRGMLRFAPEEDDIDDEALRSGRIDLFISASRQLGPEIRVQSLFTTRFVGIARRDHPLFDEDVTPGRITQWGHIGISRRGKFAGPIDSALEALGLRRHVALVVPTPFTALFALQNSDLLLALPSHLARSALDAGMPLRQFDLPVPLETVVLTQAWHPRFQADPAHQWLRRTIRAICETR